One window of uncultured Trichococcus sp. genomic DNA carries:
- the citF gene encoding citrate lyase subunit alpha has translation MTVNKVGKDIPEMYAEQYGVFDGELANIKDYQETTRKIHPVKPRDKKLLGSLREAIEKTGLKDGMTISFHHHFREGDFVINMVMDEIAKMGFKNLTIAPSSIANIHEPLIGHIKKGVVTSITSSGLRDKVGAAISEGILDNPVVIRSHGGRARAIVRGDIHIDVAFLGAPSSDEYGNVNGSHGRTACGSLGYAMVDAKYADQVVVITDSLMPYPNTPISIPQTDVDYVVVVDAIGDPEGIAKGATRFTKNPKELLIAEYASKVITNSPYYKQGFSFQTGTGGASLAVSRFLKESMINDGITASFALGGITNAMVELLEEGLVEKIIDVQDFDHPSAISLGKNANHYEVDAIMYASPLSKGSVINQLDTAILSALEIDTDFNVNVITGSDGIIRGASGGHSDTSAACKMSLVISPLIRGRIPTIVDTVNTVVTPGSSVDVVVTELGIAINPAREDLIKHFKTLDVPQFTIDQLKDIAYSIVGSPDPIEYGDKVVALIEYRDGTIIDVVKNV, from the coding sequence ATGACTGTCAATAAAGTTGGTAAAGATATACCTGAAATGTATGCTGAGCAATACGGTGTTTTCGACGGGGAATTAGCGAACATCAAAGATTACCAAGAAACCACCCGCAAAATCCATCCGGTAAAACCGCGCGACAAAAAATTGCTTGGGAGCCTCCGCGAAGCAATCGAAAAAACAGGACTGAAAGACGGCATGACGATTTCTTTCCACCACCATTTCCGTGAGGGCGACTTTGTCATCAATATGGTAATGGATGAAATCGCCAAAATGGGCTTCAAAAACCTAACGATTGCACCAAGTTCGATCGCCAACATCCACGAACCGTTGATCGGCCACATCAAAAAAGGCGTTGTCACAAGCATCACATCAAGTGGTTTGCGTGACAAAGTCGGTGCTGCCATCTCTGAAGGCATCCTGGACAACCCGGTTGTCATCCGTTCCCATGGCGGCCGCGCAAGAGCGATCGTACGCGGAGATATCCACATTGACGTCGCCTTCCTGGGTGCGCCAAGTTCTGACGAATACGGCAATGTGAACGGCTCCCACGGCAGAACAGCTTGCGGATCATTGGGATACGCAATGGTGGATGCGAAGTATGCGGATCAAGTCGTCGTCATCACGGACTCATTGATGCCATACCCGAACACACCGATCAGCATCCCTCAAACAGATGTGGATTACGTTGTCGTGGTTGACGCAATCGGTGATCCTGAAGGTATCGCTAAAGGCGCAACCCGCTTCACGAAAAACCCTAAAGAACTTTTGATCGCGGAATATGCTTCAAAAGTGATCACGAATTCTCCATACTACAAACAAGGTTTCTCTTTCCAAACCGGTACCGGCGGCGCTTCATTGGCTGTATCCCGTTTCTTGAAAGAATCCATGATCAACGATGGCATCACAGCGAGTTTTGCTTTGGGCGGCATCACAAACGCGATGGTTGAACTGCTTGAAGAAGGCCTTGTCGAAAAAATCATTGACGTACAGGATTTCGATCACCCATCCGCAATCTCATTAGGCAAAAATGCGAACCACTATGAAGTCGATGCGATCATGTATGCATCCCCATTAAGCAAAGGGTCTGTCATCAACCAATTGGATACAGCTATCTTGTCCGCTTTGGAAATCGATACGGACTTCAACGTGAATGTCATTACTGGTTCCGACGGCATCATCCGTGGCGCTTCCGGCGGCCACTCTGATACAAGTGCTGCCTGCAAGATGAGTTTGGTCATCTCTCCGCTGATCCGTGGACGTATCCCGACAATCGTTGATACGGTAAACACGGTTGTGACACCTGGGTCAAGCGTCGATGTTGTCGTTACCGAATTAGGTATCGCCATCAACCCTGCCAGAGAAGATCTGATCAAACACTTCAAGACATTGGATGTGCCTCAATTCACGATCGACCAACTGAAGGACATCGCGTATTCCATTGTTGGGTCTCCTGACCCGATCGAATACGGCGACAAAGTTGTTGCTCTGATCGAATACCGTGATGGCACCATAATCGATGTGGTAAAAAATGTCTGA
- the citE gene encoding citrate (pro-3S)-lyase subunit beta yields the protein MERLRRTMMFVPGANAAMLRDAPLYGADSIMFDLEDAVSLKEKDSARTLVHFALRTFDYSKSETVVRINSLDTVGKLDIEAMVLAGVDVIRLPKTETAQDIVDVDEAITEVETKYGIEIGRTKMMAAIESAEGVLNAREIAKASTRLIGIALGAEDYVTNMKTKRYPDGQELFFARSYILHSARAAGIAAIDTVYSDVENVGGFAREVELVKQLGFDGKSVINPRQIPIVNHIYAPTEKEIQHAKEVIWAIREAEEKGSGVISLKGKMVDKPIVERAERVIALAKAAKLISEEDI from the coding sequence ATGGAACGTTTAAGAAGAACTATGATGTTTGTCCCTGGCGCAAATGCTGCAATGCTACGGGATGCACCCCTATATGGTGCTGATTCGATCATGTTTGACCTGGAGGATGCTGTTTCGCTGAAAGAAAAAGATTCAGCCCGTACATTGGTGCATTTCGCATTGAGAACATTTGATTACAGCAAATCAGAAACAGTCGTGCGTATCAACAGCTTGGACACAGTCGGAAAACTCGACATCGAAGCGATGGTTTTGGCAGGCGTGGATGTTATCCGTCTTCCAAAAACGGAAACAGCTCAAGATATCGTGGACGTAGATGAAGCAATCACTGAAGTCGAAACAAAATACGGCATCGAAATCGGCAGAACAAAAATGATGGCTGCCATCGAATCCGCTGAAGGCGTACTGAATGCCCGCGAAATCGCGAAAGCATCCACCCGTTTGATCGGTATCGCATTAGGCGCGGAAGATTACGTAACCAATATGAAAACAAAACGCTACCCTGACGGACAAGAATTGTTCTTCGCAAGAAGCTACATTCTTCATTCTGCGCGTGCGGCCGGCATCGCAGCCATCGATACGGTTTACTCTGATGTTGAAAACGTGGGCGGATTCGCTCGCGAAGTGGAGCTTGTCAAACAGCTTGGTTTTGACGGGAAATCCGTCATCAACCCACGTCAAATTCCGATCGTCAACCATATCTACGCACCAACAGAAAAAGAAATTCAACATGCTAAAGAAGTTATTTGGGCTATCAGAGAAGCTGAAGAAAAAGGTTCAGGCGTTATCTCCTTGAAGGGTAAGATGGTCGACAAACCGATCGTTGAACGTGCTGAACGTGTCATTGCTTTGGCCAAAGCCGCAAAACTTATTAGCGAGGAGGATATTTAA
- the citX gene encoding citrate lyase holo-[acyl-carrier protein] synthase, whose translation MSDTTLFTEGERVTLEEMLAVREKRVALQRELLSSQKEDSLMMALMNIPGPIKNNQQLEAVFTAVLERIEEVLGNDLPQASLYRNLKTGTEYYILSPLTPAQLKEKMVMIEETHPFGRLFDLDVLWMEGNDLKSISRTELGLNTRRCFICNRDAKDCGRSRRHTIEEMHAAISKIIQEGSDQLHD comes from the coding sequence ATGTCTGATACAACTCTTTTTACTGAAGGGGAACGCGTTACTCTGGAAGAAATGTTGGCGGTACGTGAAAAACGTGTCGCCCTCCAACGGGAGTTATTAAGCAGCCAGAAAGAAGACAGCCTTATGATGGCGCTCATGAATATCCCAGGTCCGATAAAAAACAATCAACAGTTGGAAGCTGTCTTTACTGCGGTCCTGGAACGCATCGAAGAAGTGTTGGGCAATGATCTGCCGCAAGCTTCCCTTTACCGGAATCTGAAGACAGGTACGGAATACTACATCCTTTCGCCATTGACGCCTGCCCAACTGAAGGAAAAAATGGTGATGATTGAAGAAACACATCCTTTCGGCCGATTGTTTGACCTGGATGTTCTTTGGATGGAGGGCAATGATCTGAAGAGCATCAGCCGGACCGAATTAGGCTTGAATACAAGACGCTGTTTTATCTGCAATCGTGATGCAAAAGATTGCGGCCGCAGCCGTCGTCATACTATAGAAGAAATGCACGCTGCCATTTCTAAAATAATACAAGAAGGAAGTGACCAATTACATGACTAA
- a CDS encoding oxaloacetate decarboxylase subunit alpha — protein MTKEIRFMETVLRDGQQSLIATRMPLSDMLPIIKTMDEAGYHSIEMWGGATFDSCIRYLNEDPWERLRTIRKEVKNAKLQMLLRGQNLLGYKHYSDDVVSAFVEKSIQNGIDVVRVFDALNDLRNLKTAIDITKKAGGHCQTAISYTTSEFHTVDYFVGLTKEMAKMGADSICIKDMAGVLTPSVAFELVSKIKAAVDLPLEVHTHATSGIAEMTYLKAVEAGADIIDTAISPFAGGTSQPATESVAIALEGLGYNTGLDMNKLAEIADHFAPIRDRFRNEGILNPKVKDVEPKTLLYQVPGGMLSNLLSQLTEQGLQDKYDDVLAEVPKVRADLGYPPLVTPLSQMVGTQALMNVISGERYKLVPNEIKEYVRGQYGKPPVAISEEITKKIIGNEGITTVRPADLILPQMPTFEKEISLYAKSTEDVLMYALFPQQAKDFLGRREDRFYDVPVQTIEVSIDVQ, from the coding sequence ATGACTAAAGAAATCCGTTTTATGGAAACGGTCTTGCGTGATGGTCAACAAAGTTTGATCGCAACACGTATGCCACTATCAGATATGTTGCCGATCATCAAAACCATGGATGAAGCCGGCTACCACTCCATCGAGATGTGGGGAGGCGCCACCTTTGATTCTTGTATCCGTTATTTGAACGAGGATCCTTGGGAACGTCTGCGCACGATCCGTAAAGAAGTCAAAAATGCAAAACTGCAGATGCTTTTGCGAGGACAGAACCTGTTGGGATACAAACACTATTCCGATGATGTCGTCAGCGCATTTGTCGAAAAATCAATCCAAAACGGTATCGATGTTGTGCGTGTCTTCGATGCGTTGAACGATCTGCGCAACCTGAAGACAGCCATCGATATCACCAAAAAAGCCGGCGGACATTGCCAGACTGCCATCTCTTATACAACCAGCGAATTCCATACAGTCGACTATTTCGTCGGTCTGACGAAGGAAATGGCTAAAATGGGCGCAGATTCCATCTGCATCAAGGACATGGCCGGCGTTTTGACGCCATCCGTCGCTTTTGAATTGGTAAGCAAAATCAAAGCTGCCGTTGATCTGCCGTTGGAAGTCCACACGCATGCGACAAGCGGCATTGCTGAAATGACCTACCTGAAGGCTGTTGAAGCCGGTGCGGATATCATCGACACAGCCATCTCTCCATTTGCTGGCGGGACAAGCCAACCGGCTACGGAATCCGTCGCAATCGCGTTGGAAGGTCTGGGCTACAACACTGGACTGGATATGAACAAACTTGCAGAAATCGCCGATCATTTTGCACCGATCCGGGATCGTTTCCGCAACGAAGGCATCCTGAACCCTAAAGTGAAGGACGTCGAGCCGAAAACATTGCTGTACCAAGTGCCGGGCGGCATGCTTTCCAACTTGTTGAGCCAACTGACTGAACAAGGCCTGCAGGACAAATACGACGATGTATTGGCAGAAGTGCCGAAAGTGCGTGCGGACTTAGGCTATCCTCCGTTGGTTACACCGTTATCGCAAATGGTCGGTACGCAAGCCTTGATGAACGTCATCTCGGGCGAGCGCTACAAACTTGTGCCTAACGAAATCAAGGAATATGTAAGAGGTCAATACGGCAAACCGCCTGTAGCGATTTCTGAAGAAATCACGAAAAAAATCATCGGCAACGAAGGCATCACAACTGTGCGACCTGCCGACCTGATCCTGCCGCAAATGCCTACATTTGAAAAAGAGATCAGCCTTTACGCTAAATCCACAGAAGATGTCTTGATGTATGCTTTG
- the citD gene encoding citrate lyase acyl carrier protein: MEIKKYAVAGTTESSDIMIVVEPSDNNEVAVTLNSSVEKQYGDRIEEVIIATLKNLGITSAKVSAVDKGALDCTIEARTVTAIHRAAEQDDYNWKEMDTWNV; the protein is encoded by the coding sequence GTGGAAATTAAAAAATATGCAGTAGCTGGAACGACTGAATCAAGTGACATCATGATCGTCGTTGAACCTAGCGATAACAACGAAGTCGCAGTGACACTGAATTCAAGCGTGGAAAAACAATATGGCGATCGTATCGAGGAAGTCATCATCGCAACACTTAAAAATCTTGGCATCACAAGCGCGAAAGTATCCGCTGTCGACAAAGGTGCTTTGGATTGCACAATCGAAGCGCGCACAGTAACGGCCATTCACCGTGCCGCTGAACAAGACGACTACAACTGGAAGGAGATGGACACATGGAACGTTTAA
- a CDS encoding sodium ion-translocating decarboxylase subunit beta yields the protein METLLAGITSITMGQIVMMLIGAILIYLGIKKEYEPTLLVPMGLGTILVNFPGTGVLTQMVNGSESEGVLDVLFKAGISTELFPLLIFIGIGAMIDFGPLLQNPFMLLFGAAAQFGIFFTIVVAIFFGFDIREAASIGIIGAADGPTAIFVSNQLSPNLLGPITVAAYSYMALVPIIQPIAIKAVTTKAERRIRMTYKAEGVSKMTKILFPIIITIVAGFIAPISLPLVGFLMFGNLLRECGVLDRLSLTAQNELVNIISILLGLTISVKMQADLFLNLQTLMIIAFGLVAFIMDTVGGVLFAKFLNLFRTTKINPMIGGAGISAFPMSSRVIQKMATDEDPQNFILMYAVGANVSGQIASVIAGGLVLAFFS from the coding sequence ATGGAAACATTACTAGCAGGAATTACATCCATTACGATGGGACAGATCGTAATGATGCTCATCGGGGCAATCCTGATTTATTTAGGAATCAAAAAAGAGTACGAACCTACATTACTGGTGCCTATGGGACTGGGTACCATCTTGGTCAATTTCCCAGGGACAGGCGTTCTGACGCAAATGGTCAACGGATCTGAATCAGAGGGCGTTCTGGATGTTCTCTTCAAAGCGGGCATCAGCACAGAGCTGTTCCCGTTGCTGATCTTCATCGGTATCGGAGCCATGATCGATTTCGGACCACTATTGCAAAACCCATTCATGTTATTATTCGGTGCAGCCGCTCAATTCGGTATCTTCTTCACGATCGTAGTCGCTATCTTCTTCGGATTCGACATCAGAGAAGCTGCTTCAATCGGTATCATCGGTGCCGCTGACGGTCCGACTGCCATCTTCGTATCCAACCAATTGTCGCCTAATCTTCTGGGACCAATCACAGTTGCCGCTTATTCTTACATGGCCTTGGTTCCGATCATCCAACCGATCGCCATCAAAGCTGTCACAACCAAAGCAGAACGTCGCATCCGCATGACTTACAAAGCGGAAGGCGTATCCAAAATGACAAAAATTCTTTTCCCGATCATCATCACGATCGTTGCCGGTTTTATCGCACCAATTTCTCTTCCGTTGGTAGGTTTCTTGATGTTCGGTAACTTGCTGCGCGAATGTGGCGTGTTGGACAGACTTTCATTGACTGCCCAAAATGAATTGGTAAACATCATCAGTATCCTGTTGGGTCTTACGATTTCCGTCAAAATGCAGGCTGATCTGTTCTTGAATCTGCAAACATTGATGATCATCGCTTTCGGTTTGGTTGCCTTCATCATGGATACAGTCGGTGGCGTATTGTTCGCCAAATTCCTGAACCTGTTCAGAACCACAAAAATCAATCCGATGATCGGTGGTGCCGGTATTTCTGCATTCCCGATGTCAAGCCGTGTTATCCAAAAAATGGCTACTGATGAAGATCCTCAAAACTTTATTTTGATGTATGCTGTCGGTGCGAACGTATCCGGACAAATTGCATCTGTTATCGCTGGTGGTTTAGTACTTGCCTTCTTTAGCTAA
- the citG gene encoding triphosphoribosyl-dephospho-CoA synthase CitG, which yields MTTNSMNDLVVHIAAQAEKALLYEVALTPKPGLVDRNNSGAHSDMDFFTFIDSIVSLSPYLLEYVKLGAEHEGSAKELFHKVRSMGVHAEKAMLAATNNINTHKGANFSFAVLLGATGACVRQGKALPFTQKDTQEILAYAKEMSYGLVTNDFSALETKSSLSYGEKLFLTYGITGIRGEAEAGYPALGELVLPYLRANRDRPTELLLLETLLLLMSQVEDGNIIHRGGIDAWHTVKTEAKKLLQASTEGTLKELMYSYDLMLIERHLSPGGAADLLSLGIFFAKLENLF from the coding sequence TTGACTACGAACTCAATGAATGATTTAGTTGTCCATATCGCAGCCCAAGCCGAAAAGGCGCTACTCTACGAAGTCGCTTTGACACCAAAGCCAGGTCTTGTGGACCGGAACAACAGCGGTGCACACTCCGACATGGATTTCTTCACGTTTATAGACAGCATCGTCAGTCTGAGTCCCTACTTGTTGGAATACGTAAAATTAGGGGCTGAACATGAAGGCTCCGCTAAAGAGCTGTTCCATAAAGTCCGCTCAATGGGCGTCCATGCCGAGAAAGCGATGCTGGCTGCCACCAATAACATCAATACGCACAAAGGCGCCAACTTCTCATTCGCCGTTCTGTTGGGGGCGACCGGCGCTTGTGTCAGACAAGGCAAAGCGCTCCCTTTCACTCAAAAAGATACCCAGGAAATTCTCGCCTACGCTAAAGAAATGAGTTATGGATTGGTGACGAATGATTTTTCCGCTCTGGAGACAAAATCTTCACTGAGTTACGGAGAAAAGTTATTCCTGACTTATGGCATTACCGGTATCCGCGGTGAGGCGGAAGCCGGCTATCCTGCTTTGGGTGAACTGGTATTGCCTTATCTAAGAGCCAACCGGGATCGACCGACAGAGCTTTTGTTGTTGGAGACGCTGCTCCTTTTGATGAGTCAAGTCGAAGATGGCAACATCATCCACCGCGGAGGCATCGATGCCTGGCACACAGTCAAAACGGAAGCAAAAAAACTCCTGCAAGCTTCCACTGAAGGAACCCTGAAAGAGTTGATGTACAGCTATGACCTGATGCTGATAGAAAGACACTTGAGCCCCGGCGGAGCTGCCGATCTTTTATCCTTAGGCATCTTTTTTGCAAAACTGGAGAATCTGTTCTGA
- the citC gene encoding [citrate (pro-3S)-lyase] ligase — protein sequence MYELKRIWIKRVPADEKAWEDLLVLGGLVPDEQIDYTVGLYDRNKLVATGSTYQNIIKLVAVDPEYQSENLLTKIVMALSSKLHDEGIIHFFLYTKPCVAVSFASLGFKEIIRTDTILFMEQGSPDFADYLALLESRKRDADHAGAIVMNANPFTKGHLYLVETAAAQVDVLYLFVLSDDRSEFSTAERLKLVEAGTQHLPNVVILPTRDYQVSSATFPSYFLKDQAVEGIARVQAVLDATLFKERIAPALQIKTRFVGEEPLSPVTEVYNESMRKIFSDTLDLTVVPRIELEGQVISATRVRKALKEDDFQTIKKLVPPTTYIYLAENYGKDKFRGEKSGN from the coding sequence ATGTATGAACTAAAAAGAATCTGGATAAAGCGTGTTCCAGCGGACGAAAAAGCTTGGGAAGATTTATTGGTCTTAGGCGGATTGGTCCCGGACGAGCAAATCGACTATACAGTAGGCCTCTATGACCGAAACAAATTAGTCGCTACCGGATCGACTTATCAAAACATCATCAAACTAGTCGCTGTCGATCCTGAGTATCAAAGCGAAAATTTATTGACAAAAATCGTGATGGCTTTATCCTCCAAGCTTCACGATGAGGGCATTATCCACTTCTTTTTGTATACGAAACCCTGCGTGGCGGTTTCCTTTGCATCTCTTGGGTTCAAAGAAATCATCCGCACAGATACGATTCTCTTTATGGAACAAGGTTCTCCCGATTTTGCGGATTACTTGGCCTTGCTTGAAAGCCGTAAGAGGGATGCCGATCATGCGGGAGCCATCGTAATGAATGCTAATCCATTCACCAAAGGTCATTTGTACTTAGTCGAAACGGCTGCTGCGCAAGTTGATGTACTCTATCTTTTTGTCCTCTCTGATGATCGCTCTGAGTTTTCGACGGCAGAGCGGTTGAAGCTTGTAGAGGCGGGCACACAGCACCTTCCGAATGTGGTCATTCTCCCGACAAGGGACTATCAAGTGTCATCCGCTACTTTCCCTTCCTATTTCCTGAAGGATCAGGCAGTAGAAGGCATAGCCCGCGTACAGGCTGTGCTGGATGCAACCTTGTTCAAGGAGAGGATCGCGCCTGCTCTCCAGATCAAAACGCGCTTTGTAGGGGAAGAGCCATTATCCCCCGTTACAGAGGTATATAACGAGAGTATGCGTAAGATTTTTTCTGATACGCTTGACCTTACAGTCGTTCCCCGGATCGAGCTGGAAGGGCAGGTCATCAGTGCTACACGTGTACGAAAAGCATTGAAAGAAGATGATTTTCAAACAATTAAAAAACTTGTACCACCAACAACTTATATTTATTTGGCAGAAAATTATGGAAAAGACAAATTTAGAGGTGAAAAAAGTGGAAATTAA
- a CDS encoding citrate:proton symporter has product MLLTVLSYAMIAIFMFVIMKKKLSPFTALVIIPLVFTLIAMATGVTSGNIGEFVLEGVTTTSKTGIMLLFAIMYFSIMLDTGLFDPITKKMIHFAKGDPMKVLMATAVVAATVSLNGDGTTTTLICCSAFIPIYKKLNMNLMNLAVLVILQNTIMNLLPWGGPTARAMAVLEVDASILSYLAPGMVLALLYVTFWVAPHMGRKERARLGVKVLTDAEIDEMTTVTDPETQEIRRPQNFVFNGILTIGLIAWLVAGSFIEAISMPPLMLFLVGTCIALMVNYPALKDQSSRIGANGGDAVQVVILVFAAGVFMGLFQGSGMATALAESFATIIPKQLAGFWGIIIAIISAPGTFFISNDGFYFGVLPVLAEAGRSYGFTNMQMALASLMGQAFHLLSPLVAFIYLLLRLTGLDMGAWQRESAKYALGIFVIFLVTIVLFGQMPLYIPQ; this is encoded by the coding sequence ATGTTACTTACAGTTTTATCTTATGCAATGATCGCGATCTTCATGTTCGTGATCATGAAGAAAAAATTATCACCGTTCACCGCACTTGTTATCATCCCTCTTGTTTTTACGCTCATCGCTATGGCAACGGGTGTTACCTCTGGGAACATCGGTGAATTTGTTCTGGAAGGTGTAACCACAACTTCTAAAACAGGTATCATGTTATTGTTCGCTATTATGTACTTCTCTATCATGTTGGATACTGGTCTATTCGACCCTATCACTAAAAAAATGATCCACTTCGCTAAGGGCGATCCAATGAAGGTTTTGATGGCAACTGCCGTTGTTGCTGCCACTGTTTCCCTCAATGGTGACGGTACTACAACAACTTTGATTTGCTGTTCAGCTTTCATTCCTATCTATAAGAAATTAAACATGAACTTGATGAACCTTGCTGTCTTGGTTATCCTGCAAAACACAATCATGAACTTGCTTCCATGGGGCGGTCCTACTGCTCGTGCGATGGCTGTTCTGGAAGTTGATGCAAGCATCCTTTCTTATCTTGCTCCTGGTATGGTATTGGCTTTGCTTTATGTCACTTTCTGGGTTGCACCACACATGGGCCGCAAAGAACGCGCTCGTCTAGGCGTTAAAGTCCTGACTGATGCAGAAATCGATGAAATGACTACTGTTACAGACCCTGAAACACAAGAAATCCGTCGTCCGCAAAACTTCGTATTCAATGGAATCCTTACAATCGGCTTAATCGCTTGGTTGGTTGCCGGATCGTTCATCGAAGCTATCTCAATGCCACCATTGATGTTGTTCTTGGTCGGTACATGTATCGCTTTGATGGTGAACTACCCTGCCCTTAAAGATCAATCTTCACGTATCGGCGCAAACGGCGGCGACGCTGTTCAAGTAGTTATCCTGGTATTCGCAGCTGGCGTGTTCATGGGCTTGTTCCAAGGTTCCGGAATGGCTACTGCTTTGGCGGAAAGCTTCGCAACAATCATTCCTAAACAATTGGCAGGTTTCTGGGGAATCATCATCGCCATTATCTCTGCGCCAGGTACTTTCTTCATCTCCAATGATGGCTTCTACTTCGGTGTCTTGCCGGTATTGGCGGAAGCTGGTCGCTCTTACGGATTCACAAACATGCAGATGGCTTTGGCTTCCCTTATGGGTCAAGCTTTCCACTTGCTGAGCCCACTGGTTGCCTTCATCTACCTGTTGCTTCGTCTGACAGGTTTGGATATGGGCGCTTGGCAAAGAGAATCCGCAAAATATGCACTAGGAATTTTCGTAATCTTCTTGGTGACAATCGTATTGTTCGGCCAAATGCCGCTTTACATCCCACAATAA
- a CDS encoding OadG-related small transporter subunit, which translates to MVFDPEALKIAFELMIFGMGGIFLVLFLLYVVSIVLIKRFPA; encoded by the coding sequence ATGGTATTTGATCCAGAAGCTTTAAAAATTGCATTTGAATTGATGATTTTCGGTATGGGCGGCATCTTCCTGGTGCTATTCCTACTGTATGTTGTATCGATTGTATTGATCAAACGTTTTCCAGCCTAA
- a CDS encoding acetyl-CoA carboxylase biotin carboxyl carrier protein subunit has product MLRKFKIAIDGKEYLVEMEEIGGVPQSVQAPVAAAPVAAPAAAPAEQAAPAPVAAPVSAASGDAMTAPMPGTILRLLVNIGDEVKENQPLMILEAMKMENEVVANHAGKVAGIHVNQGQVVNAGDALITIA; this is encoded by the coding sequence ATGTTAAGAAAATTCAAGATCGCAATCGATGGTAAGGAATACTTAGTGGAAATGGAAGAAATCGGCGGCGTGCCACAATCGGTTCAAGCACCAGTTGCAGCAGCTCCAGTGGCGGCACCCGCAGCGGCACCAGCAGAACAAGCAGCACCGGCACCAGTTGCAGCGCCTGTTTCAGCAGCTTCAGGAGACGCAATGACAGCACCGATGCCAGGAACAATCCTAAGATTATTAGTGAACATCGGCGACGAAGTAAAAGAAAACCAACCATTGATGATCCTGGAAGCGATGAAGATGGAAAATGAAGTTGTCGCAAACCATGCTGGCAAAGTAGCTGGAATCCATGTGAACCAAGGTCAAGTCGTAAATGCCGGCGATGCATTGATTACCATCGCATAA
- a CDS encoding GntR family transcriptional regulator — MSTIIKAVSKNLDLSQNMPLKDLIYEAFRKTIILGEIPAGERINEKEFSENMNISRTPIRYALKKLTEENLVKHVPGVGVVVKGISIKDAYEIYDIRKALDTLATTTAMKLMTAEDFKVMRLHLEHCEVLNQEDKVEELQQKFFEFNDFIYEKSQMLRLKSIVMKLSEYLMYFRDISISSKERRDFALAEHWLIYRGMKTQDALQIQLITYEHLDRSLNFIVKEMEKRKIDYELNE, encoded by the coding sequence ATGAGCACAATCATCAAAGCAGTCAGCAAAAATTTGGACCTCAGTCAGAATATGCCACTGAAAGATCTCATATACGAGGCATTCCGTAAAACCATCATTTTAGGCGAAATCCCGGCTGGAGAACGCATCAATGAAAAAGAATTCTCCGAAAACATGAACATCAGCCGCACGCCTATCCGCTATGCTCTGAAAAAGTTGACGGAAGAAAATTTAGTGAAACATGTCCCTGGAGTCGGTGTTGTTGTAAAAGGAATCAGCATCAAAGATGCGTATGAAATTTACGATATCCGCAAAGCATTGGATACCCTCGCAACAACAACAGCCATGAAGCTGATGACGGCCGAGGATTTCAAAGTGATGCGTTTGCATTTGGAACATTGCGAGGTGCTGAATCAAGAGGATAAAGTCGAGGAATTGCAGCAGAAATTTTTTGAATTCAATGATTTTATTTACGAAAAGAGCCAGATGTTGCGTTTGAAGTCAATCGTTATGAAGCTTTCAGAATATTTGATGTACTTCAGAGACATCTCAATCAGTTCGAAAGAAAGACGTGATTTTGCATTGGCGGAACATTGGTTGATTTACCGCGGGATGAAGACACAAGATGCGTTACAGATCCAACTCATCACGTATGAACATTTGGATCGCTCACTAAATTTTATCGTTAAAGAAATGGAGAAACGTAAAATTGACTACGAACTCAATGAATGA